In one Corynebacterium bovis DSM 20582 = CIP 54.80 genomic region, the following are encoded:
- the lysS gene encoding lysine--tRNA ligase — MTDAKNQTDLPEQLRIRREKRQRMLEDGRDPYPVEVARTHSLREIRDAYSVEEPREGARVLATGEETDVEVGVAGRVMFVRNTGKLCFASLQDGDGTQLQVMLSLAEVGEEALAQWKADVDLGDIVSVHGRIIASRRGELSVMADSWAMASKSLRPLPVAHKDLSEDTRVRHRYTDLIMREEARRNALTRIRVMRALRTALERRGFLEVETPMLQTLHGGAAARPFVTHSNALDIDLYLRIAPELYLKRCVVGGIDRVFEINRNFRNEGVDSSHSPEFAMLETYQAYGTYDDGARTIREVIQEVAQEVFGSTTVTLADGTEYDLGGEWPSMEMYPSLNAALRKRFDDRFEVTVDSTVEELTAVADAVGLEVGTGWGHGKLVEELWEHMCSDQLGGPVFVRNFPVETSPLTRQHRTERGVTEKWDLYVRGFELATGYSELVDPVVQRERFEDQARLAAGGDDEAMVLDEDFLAAMEQGMPPTAGTGMGVDRLLMALTGLGIRDTVLFPMVKPEAPH; from the coding sequence ATGACTGACGCGAAGAACCAGACAGACCTCCCCGAACAGCTCCGCATCCGCCGGGAGAAGCGGCAGCGGATGCTCGAGGACGGGCGCGACCCGTACCCCGTGGAGGTGGCGCGCACGCACTCCCTCCGTGAGATCCGCGACGCCTACTCCGTCGAGGAGCCCCGGGAGGGCGCGCGGGTCCTGGCGACCGGCGAGGAGACCGACGTCGAGGTCGGCGTCGCCGGGCGCGTGATGTTCGTGCGCAACACCGGCAAGCTGTGTTTCGCGAGCCTCCAGGACGGCGACGGGACGCAGCTGCAGGTCATGCTCTCGCTGGCGGAGGTCGGGGAGGAGGCGCTCGCGCAGTGGAAGGCGGACGTCGACCTCGGCGACATCGTCTCGGTGCACGGCCGGATCATCGCCTCGCGGCGCGGTGAGCTGTCCGTCATGGCGGACAGCTGGGCGATGGCGTCGAAGTCGCTGCGCCCGCTGCCGGTCGCGCACAAGGACCTCAGCGAGGACACCCGCGTGCGGCACCGCTACACCGACCTCATCATGCGTGAGGAGGCGCGCCGCAACGCCCTCACGCGCATCCGGGTCATGCGGGCCCTGCGCACCGCGCTCGAGCGCCGGGGCTTCCTCGAGGTCGAGACGCCGATGCTCCAGACGCTCCACGGGGGTGCGGCGGCCCGCCCGTTCGTCACGCACTCCAACGCGCTCGACATCGACCTGTACCTCCGCATCGCGCCGGAGCTCTACCTCAAGCGTTGCGTCGTCGGCGGCATCGACCGGGTCTTCGAGATCAACCGGAACTTCCGCAACGAGGGCGTCGACTCCTCCCACAGCCCCGAGTTCGCGATGCTGGAGACCTACCAGGCCTACGGCACGTACGACGACGGCGCCCGCACGATCCGCGAGGTCATCCAGGAGGTCGCGCAGGAGGTCTTCGGCTCGACGACGGTGACCCTCGCCGACGGGACGGAGTACGACCTCGGCGGCGAGTGGCCGTCGATGGAGATGTACCCGTCGCTCAACGCCGCGCTGCGGAAGCGGTTCGACGACCGGTTCGAGGTCACCGTCGACTCGACGGTGGAGGAGCTCACCGCCGTCGCCGACGCCGTCGGGCTCGAGGTCGGCACCGGGTGGGGGCACGGCAAGCTCGTCGAGGAGCTGTGGGAGCACATGTGCTCCGACCAGCTGGGCGGGCCGGTGTTCGTGCGGAACTTCCCCGTCGAGACGTCCCCGCTGACCCGGCAGCACCGCACGGAGCGCGGGGTGACGGAGAAGTGGGACCTGTACGTCCGCGGGTTCGAGCTGGCGACGGGGTACTCGGAGCTCGTCGACCCGGTGGTGCAGCGGGAGCGCTTCGAGGACCAGGCGCGGCTCGCCGCCGGCGGGGACGACGAGGCCATGGTTCTCGACGAGGACTTCCTCGCGGCCATGGAGCAGGGGATGCCCCCGACAGCGGGTACCGGGATGGGGGTGGACCGGCTGCTCATGGCCCTGACCGGCCTGGGTATCAGGGACACCGTGCTCTTCCCGATGGTCAAACCCGAGGCTCCCCACTGA
- a CDS encoding acyl-CoA dehydrogenase family protein, whose product MSDRNKRDDSTPGLNNIRRDAVGSVMRVLTRFTGSDLAAKYGLNEKVDRVAYESTKTGMRTLGAVNRTFAKSKGSGDPVRLPSEEPGKALWDLTPTEDQEMIVGAVKEFAEERLRPVASECNEKAEPAEGLLDTAAELGVALINLPEEYEGIATASGATTGALVAEALAYGDMGLATAIMAPAGVATTITNYGDDAQQKTYLPSFAGESVPPAAVVVSESRPLFDPFELQTTARREGGDIVINGVKTMVPNAGKAELFVVAVNLDGVNTFAIVESGTEGLVVEADPSMGLRGAALGRVLLKDVKVPAANLLGGADLSDEDRTEQYAEIIRRARLGWAALALGTGKAVLDYTKTYVNEREAFGEPISHRQAVAFMVANIRIELDGLRLLVLRGVSRLDQGLSFHREAGLARRFASDKGMQFGLDGVQLLGGHGYTKEHPVERWYRDLRAIGVAEGVVVL is encoded by the coding sequence ATGAGCGACCGAAACAAGCGTGACGACTCGACTCCCGGACTCAACAACATCCGCCGTGACGCGGTCGGTTCGGTGATGCGGGTCCTGACCCGGTTCACCGGCTCCGATCTCGCCGCGAAGTACGGCCTCAACGAGAAGGTGGACCGGGTCGCCTACGAGTCCACGAAGACCGGCATGCGCACCCTCGGGGCCGTGAACCGGACGTTCGCCAAGTCCAAGGGCTCCGGCGACCCGGTGCGCCTCCCCTCCGAGGAGCCGGGCAAGGCCCTCTGGGACCTCACCCCCACCGAGGACCAGGAGATGATCGTCGGCGCCGTGAAGGAGTTCGCCGAGGAGCGTCTCCGCCCCGTCGCCTCCGAGTGCAACGAGAAGGCCGAGCCGGCCGAGGGCCTGCTCGACACCGCCGCGGAGCTCGGCGTCGCCCTCATCAACCTCCCGGAGGAGTACGAGGGCATCGCCACCGCCTCCGGCGCCACGACCGGCGCGCTCGTCGCCGAGGCGCTCGCCTACGGTGACATGGGCCTCGCCACCGCGATCATGGCCCCCGCCGGCGTCGCGACGACCATCACGAACTACGGCGACGACGCCCAGCAGAAGACGTACCTGCCGTCCTTCGCCGGCGAGTCGGTGCCCCCGGCCGCCGTCGTCGTCTCCGAGTCCCGCCCGCTGTTCGACCCCTTCGAGCTGCAGACGACCGCGCGCCGTGAGGGCGGCGACATCGTCATCAACGGCGTGAAGACGATGGTCCCGAACGCCGGCAAGGCCGAGCTGTTCGTCGTCGCCGTCAACCTCGACGGCGTCAACACCTTCGCCATCGTCGAGTCCGGCACCGAGGGGCTCGTCGTCGAGGCCGACCCGTCGATGGGTCTGCGCGGCGCCGCCCTCGGCCGCGTCCTCCTCAAGGACGTCAAGGTCCCGGCCGCGAACCTCCTCGGTGGCGCGGACCTCTCCGACGAGGACCGCACCGAGCAGTACGCCGAGATCATCCGCCGCGCCCGCCTCGGCTGGGCCGCGCTCGCCCTCGGCACCGGCAAGGCCGTGCTCGACTACACGAAGACCTACGTCAACGAGCGTGAGGCCTTCGGCGAGCCGATCTCCCACCGCCAGGCGGTCGCCTTCATGGTGGCGAACATCCGCATCGAGCTCGACGGCCTCCGCCTCCTCGTCCTGCGCGGTGTCTCCCGCCTGGACCAGGGTCTGTCCTTCCACCGCGAGGCCGGCCTCGCGCGCCGCTTCGCCTCCGACAAGGGCATGCAGTTCGGACTCGACGGGGTCCAGCTCCTCGGCGGCCACGGCTACACCAAGGAGCACCCGGTGGAGCGGTGGTACCGCGACCTGCGTGCCATCGGTGTCGCCGAGGGTGTCGTCGTCCTCTAA
- the folK gene encoding 2-amino-4-hydroxy-6-hydroxymethyldihydropteridine diphosphokinase — protein MSAPETRRAVLSVGANLGDAEATLRDLLAAFRADLDVVAVSPLYATPPWGVTDQPEFRNGVVVADTTLTPPELLRYCQARERDAGRERTRRWGPRTLDVDIVTVRVDGEDVTWDDAALTLPHPWALDRAFVVVPWLDVEPDARLGGTRVADVDVDATGLRRIDGGW, from the coding sequence ATGTCCGCACCTGAGACCCGCCGGGCCGTGCTCTCCGTCGGGGCGAACCTCGGGGACGCGGAGGCCACGCTCCGGGACCTGCTCGCCGCGTTCCGCGCGGACCTCGACGTCGTCGCCGTGAGCCCCCTGTACGCGACGCCGCCGTGGGGGGTCACGGACCAGCCGGAGTTCCGCAACGGGGTCGTCGTCGCCGACACGACCCTCACCCCGCCGGAGCTGCTGCGGTACTGCCAGGCCCGGGAGCGGGACGCCGGCCGGGAGCGCACGCGCCGCTGGGGGCCGCGGACCCTCGACGTCGACATCGTCACCGTGCGCGTCGACGGGGAGGACGTCACGTGGGACGACGCCGCGCTCACCCTGCCCCACCCGTGGGCCCTGGACCGCGCCTTCGTCGTCGTGCCGTGGCTCGACGTCGAGCCGGACGCGCGGCTGGGCGGCACCCGGGTCGCGGACGTCGACGTCGACGCCACGGGGCTGCGCCGGATCGACGGGGGGTGGTGA
- a CDS encoding globin domain-containing protein, producing MLTTTHPRLTPEHERTVRETLPLVGAHIGEITRLFYRSMFAAHPELERDLFNRGNQRSGGQQKALAASVATFATMLVDPGARPPEGMLSRIAHKHVSLGVTAEQYVVVHDHLFAAIGEVLGDAVTPEVAEAWEEVYRLLEEVLVGEERALYRRAGVDDGDVFVTARLRGSRALTPRVTELTFDAPGFADTRPGQYTSIGVRLPDGARQLRQYSLVDWDGRGFTVVVQRDGEVSSHLLDTLPATVDATLPAGDLVLAGDEPLVLVGSGIGSTPLVGILRGVRDRPVTVLHVEQPGVGYAQEEVTDRLVAALGGEHRRFTGEVELADLPEGARWYLCGGERFLRAVLPQVGRFAPAAVHTELFTPNDWLV from the coding sequence ATGCTCACGACCACCCATCCCCGCCTCACCCCGGAGCACGAACGGACGGTGCGGGAGACCCTGCCGCTCGTCGGCGCGCACATCGGGGAGATCACCCGGCTGTTCTACCGCTCGATGTTCGCCGCCCACCCGGAGCTCGAGCGGGACCTGTTCAACCGGGGGAACCAGCGCTCCGGTGGGCAGCAGAAGGCGCTCGCGGCGTCGGTCGCGACGTTCGCCACGATGCTCGTCGACCCCGGGGCGCGGCCCCCGGAGGGGATGCTGTCCCGCATCGCGCACAAGCACGTCTCCCTCGGTGTGACCGCGGAGCAGTACGTCGTCGTCCACGACCACCTCTTCGCGGCGATCGGCGAGGTTCTCGGCGACGCGGTGACCCCGGAGGTCGCGGAGGCGTGGGAGGAGGTGTACCGCCTGCTGGAGGAGGTGCTCGTCGGGGAGGAGCGGGCCCTGTACCGGCGGGCGGGGGTCGACGACGGGGACGTGTTCGTCACCGCGCGGCTGCGCGGGTCGCGGGCGCTCACCCCGCGGGTGACGGAGCTGACGTTCGACGCGCCGGGGTTCGCGGACACGCGGCCGGGGCAGTACACGTCGATCGGGGTGCGGCTGCCGGACGGGGCGCGGCAGCTGCGGCAGTACTCGCTCGTCGACTGGGACGGGCGGGGGTTCACTGTCGTGGTGCAGCGGGACGGCGAGGTGAGTTCGCACCTGCTGGACACCCTGCCGGCCACCGTCGACGCGACGCTGCCGGCCGGGGACCTCGTCCTCGCCGGTGACGAGCCGCTGGTGCTCGTCGGGTCCGGGATCGGGTCGACGCCGCTGGTGGGCATCCTGCGCGGGGTGCGGGACCGGCCGGTGACGGTGCTCCACGTCGAGCAGCCGGGCGTGGGGTACGCGCAGGAGGAGGTGACCGACCGGCTCGTCGCGGCGCTCGGCGGGGAGCACCGGCGGTTCACCGGGGAGGTCGAGCTCGCGGACCTGCCGGAGGGGGCGCGGTGGTACCTCTGCGGCGGGGAGCGGTTCCTCCGGGCGGTGCTGCCGCAGGTCGGGCGGTTCGCGCCGGCGGCGGTGCACACGGAGCTGTTCACCCCGAACGACTGGCTGGTGTGA
- a CDS encoding RrF2 family transcriptional regulator gives MHLTTFADLGLRSLMLMSGRRSTVGRIAVLANASPSHVKKVVARLVDLGVAESVRGRGGGVSLAEGALRTDVGWLLRELEGPGEVVRCGGCPLADRGCALRHRLAEARENFFATFDGQTVGDLVAGTAGLPIHPPTLTKD, from the coding sequence ATGCACCTCACCACCTTCGCTGACCTGGGGCTTCGTTCGCTCATGCTCATGTCGGGCCGGCGGTCCACGGTGGGGCGGATCGCGGTCCTCGCGAACGCGTCGCCGTCCCACGTGAAGAAGGTCGTGGCCCGGCTCGTCGACCTCGGTGTCGCCGAGTCCGTCCGCGGCCGGGGTGGTGGGGTGTCCCTCGCCGAGGGTGCGCTGCGGACCGACGTCGGTTGGCTGCTGCGCGAGTTGGAGGGCCCCGGCGAGGTCGTCCGGTGCGGGGGGTGCCCCCTCGCGGACCGTGGCTGTGCCCTGCGTCACCGGTTGGCGGAGGCGAGGGAGAACTTCTTCGCCACCTTCGACGGGCAGACGGTCGGCGACCTCGTCGCCGGCACGGCCGGACTCCCGATCCACCCTCCGACCCTGACGAAGGACTGA
- a CDS encoding HNH endonuclease signature motif containing protein: MDTVVTALREVTVAELRLAATLHGTGCVRLLRGRGRYDAAVMAHAGELSRRMPDLWEVAEDDGRLSVVHLHVIWTAVRRRTVRCPEATAELDFTCEVAVIELLDATEGPLSVEDLRDVLERVLTTAAPFLSAEAERRTPGVRRRGSRIIVECGDDVTAGLCMAAVRTAARRRGGSPVEAAVDLLRGSPERVTVHLHLFRALGGPGYVPGTGWVSPCTADLWAEVATRVHRHAEVPPGVDRYRPSAAVRRHLTGRDGHCRFPACRVPADRCQADHIVGYAEGGPTDPANLHCVCQHHHNLKTWFGWRTRTPDGGVTVVWTAPDGREFTTRARGPLAFLHE; the protein is encoded by the coding sequence ATGGACACCGTGGTCACTGCGCTGCGCGAGGTGACCGTCGCCGAACTCCGGCTCGCCGCGACGCTCCACGGGACAGGGTGCGTGCGGCTGCTCCGGGGGAGGGGGAGGTACGACGCCGCCGTCATGGCCCACGCCGGGGAACTCTCCCGGCGGATGCCGGACCTGTGGGAGGTGGCGGAGGACGACGGACGCCTCTCCGTCGTCCACCTCCACGTCATCTGGACCGCGGTCCGGCGCCGCACGGTGCGGTGCCCGGAGGCGACCGCGGAACTCGACTTCACGTGTGAGGTGGCGGTCATCGAGCTGCTCGACGCGACGGAGGGGCCGCTGTCCGTCGAGGACCTGCGGGACGTCCTCGAGCGCGTCCTCACGACGGCGGCCCCGTTCCTCAGCGCGGAGGCGGAGCGACGGACGCCCGGCGTCCGGCGGCGCGGCTCCCGGATCATCGTCGAGTGCGGGGACGACGTCACGGCCGGGCTGTGCATGGCGGCCGTGCGGACGGCGGCGCGGCGGCGCGGCGGCAGTCCCGTGGAGGCGGCCGTCGACCTCCTCCGCGGGTCCCCGGAGCGGGTGACCGTCCACCTCCACCTCTTCCGCGCCCTGGGCGGGCCCGGGTACGTCCCGGGCACCGGGTGGGTGAGTCCGTGCACGGCGGACCTGTGGGCGGAGGTCGCCACCCGGGTCCACCGGCACGCCGAGGTGCCCCCGGGGGTGGACCGCTACCGGCCGTCGGCGGCGGTCCGGCGGCACCTCACCGGAAGGGACGGGCACTGCCGGTTCCCCGCGTGCCGGGTGCCGGCGGACCGGTGCCAGGCCGACCACATCGTCGGGTACGCCGAGGGCGGGCCGACGGACCCGGCCAACCTGCACTGCGTGTGCCAGCACCACCACAACCTCAAGACGTGGTTCGGGTGGCGGACGCGGACGCCGGACGGGGGAGTGACGGTCGTCTGGACGGCGCCGGACGGCCGGGAGTTCACGACGCGCGCGCGGGGACCACTCGCGTTTCTGCACGAGTGA
- a CDS encoding DUF6779 domain-containing protein, translated as MTPGNRVPSEGSGGVMRILWYVLCALALAASAVMVVTDSDTWLKIAVIASLWAAFSGAVLVTRYAGSLSTLRQRSADLERRHRAELEEERRRHRERELTLENSYATRLREDRDEAVAALRRELAAMREQLAALSGTELGEEPAALRATAERIVELEREQPAPATASRPGFSTGSFAAVRWAGSDSEETAQIPLVVSTPPAEEEDRGHHRHRAPETPAAASTGGRRRADAGGRTVAELMEQLRKNS; from the coding sequence ATGACTCCAGGAAACCGTGTGCCGTCGGAGGGGTCCGGCGGTGTGATGAGGATCCTCTGGTACGTGCTCTGTGCCCTCGCCCTCGCCGCGAGCGCGGTCATGGTCGTGACGGACTCCGACACGTGGCTGAAGATCGCCGTCATCGCGTCGCTGTGGGCGGCGTTCTCCGGGGCGGTCCTCGTCACCCGGTACGCCGGGTCGTTGTCGACGCTGCGCCAGCGGTCCGCCGACCTGGAACGCCGGCACCGGGCGGAGCTGGAGGAGGAGCGGCGTCGCCACCGGGAGCGGGAGCTCACCCTGGAGAACTCCTACGCGACGCGCCTCCGCGAGGACCGCGACGAGGCCGTCGCGGCACTGCGCCGGGAACTCGCCGCGATGCGGGAGCAGCTCGCGGCGCTGTCGGGCACGGAGCTGGGCGAGGAGCCCGCCGCGCTGCGGGCGACGGCGGAGCGGATCGTCGAGCTCGAACGGGAGCAGCCGGCCCCGGCCACGGCCTCCCGCCCCGGCTTCTCCACCGGGTCGTTCGCGGCCGTGCGGTGGGCCGGGTCGGACAGCGAGGAGACGGCGCAGATCCCGCTCGTCGTCAGCACCCCGCCGGCCGAGGAGGAGGACCGCGGCCACCACCGTCACCGCGCGCCGGAGACGCCGGCCGCGGCGTCGACCGGGGGCCGCCGCCGGGCGGACGCCGGCGGGCGGACGGTCGCGGAACTCATGGAGCAGCTGCGGAAGAACTCATGA
- the panC gene encoding pantoate--beta-alanine ligase codes for MTFRPGEATVYTTTDGIGDLTRALRATGRPVVLVPTMGALHEGHLALVREAQRIPGGVVVVSIFVNPLQFGEGEDLDAYPRTLDEDVAKLRAAGVDAVFAPTVRDMYPNGPRTTVHPGPAGAVLEAEHRPTHFAGMLTVVNKLFRLTNCDHAVFGEKDWQQLVLVQQMVTDLDMRVRVHGVPVVREADGLARSSRNTYLSAAERETALALSAALTAGAHAAARGPEAVLAAARAVLDDSGVDVDYLALRAPDLGEAPAEGDARLLVAGRVGTTRLIDNVGVPLGAAGVEG; via the coding sequence ATGACCTTCCGGCCAGGCGAGGCGACGGTGTACACGACGACCGACGGCATCGGGGACCTCACCCGGGCGCTGCGGGCCACGGGGCGGCCCGTCGTCCTCGTCCCGACGATGGGGGCCCTGCACGAGGGGCACCTCGCGCTCGTGCGGGAGGCGCAGCGGATCCCGGGCGGGGTCGTGGTCGTCAGCATCTTCGTCAACCCGCTCCAGTTCGGGGAGGGGGAGGATCTCGACGCCTACCCGCGCACCCTCGACGAGGACGTCGCGAAGCTCCGCGCGGCGGGGGTGGACGCGGTCTTCGCCCCGACGGTCCGCGACATGTACCCGAACGGCCCGCGGACGACGGTCCACCCGGGGCCGGCGGGGGCGGTCCTCGAGGCGGAGCACCGGCCGACGCACTTCGCGGGGATGCTCACGGTCGTCAACAAGCTGTTCCGCCTGACGAACTGCGACCACGCGGTGTTCGGGGAGAAGGACTGGCAGCAGCTCGTCCTCGTGCAGCAGATGGTGACGGACCTCGACATGCGGGTCCGCGTCCACGGGGTGCCGGTCGTCCGGGAGGCCGACGGGCTCGCGCGGTCGTCGCGGAACACGTACCTGTCCGCCGCGGAGCGGGAGACGGCGTTGGCGCTGTCCGCGGCGCTGACGGCCGGGGCGCACGCCGCGGCGCGGGGCCCGGAGGCGGTCCTCGCCGCGGCCCGCGCGGTGCTCGACGACAGCGGCGTCGACGTCGACTACCTGGCCCTGCGAGCCCCGGATCTGGGGGAGGCCCCGGCGGAGGGCGACGCCCGTCTCCTCGTCGCGGGCCGCGTCGGCACGACCCGGCTCATCGACAACGTCGGGGTCCCGCTCGGCGCCGCGGGCGTGGAAGGGTAA
- a CDS encoding DUF2520 domain-containing protein: protein MTDRQPPRLSVGVISAGAVGTAVARVALAAGHDVRVVSRSGTDLPVPVVGVEEAAQAALVVLAVPDPVLPEVVERVARTTRDGQIVAHTSGAHGCAVLQPVTDTGALPLALHPVMTFTGEPDLAGCPWGVTADGEAGLAVAQVLVSSFGGVPVVVPEEARPAYHAAVAHAANHTVTLLSDALAVLDRVTDAPETLLRRIVPAAVEAALDRREAALTGPAARNDVAAVLRHVDALRDLCGDGGVTGAYIHGAVRTAQLAGAADVEWALTGRQC, encoded by the coding sequence ATGACGGACCGGCAGCCCCCACGCCTGAGCGTGGGCGTGATCTCCGCCGGGGCGGTCGGCACGGCGGTCGCCCGCGTCGCCCTCGCCGCCGGGCACGACGTGCGCGTCGTCTCCCGGTCGGGCACGGACCTGCCGGTGCCGGTCGTCGGGGTGGAGGAGGCCGCGCAGGCGGCACTCGTCGTCCTCGCCGTGCCGGACCCGGTGCTCCCCGAGGTCGTCGAGCGGGTCGCCCGGACGACGCGCGACGGGCAGATCGTCGCCCACACGTCCGGCGCGCACGGCTGCGCGGTCCTCCAGCCGGTGACGGACACCGGGGCGCTGCCGCTGGCCCTCCACCCGGTGATGACGTTCACCGGGGAGCCGGACCTCGCCGGCTGCCCGTGGGGGGTCACGGCGGACGGTGAGGCGGGGCTCGCGGTCGCGCAGGTGCTCGTGTCCTCGTTCGGCGGGGTTCCGGTCGTCGTCCCCGAGGAGGCCCGCCCCGCGTACCACGCGGCCGTCGCCCACGCCGCGAACCACACGGTGACGCTCCTCAGCGACGCCCTCGCGGTCCTCGACCGGGTGACGGACGCGCCGGAGACGCTGCTGCGCCGGATCGTCCCGGCGGCGGTGGAGGCGGCCCTCGACCGGCGGGAGGCGGCGTTGACGGGCCCGGCGGCGCGCAACGACGTCGCGGCGGTGCTCCGGCACGTCGACGCGCTGCGGGACCTCTGCGGTGACGGCGGGGTGACCGGGGCGTACATTCACGGTGCGGTGCGCACGGCGCAGCTGGCGGGGGCGGCGGACGTCGAGTGGGCGCTGACAGGCAGACAGTGCTGA
- the folP gene encoding dihydropteroate synthase — MAHAVYGADRTLVMGVLNVTEDSFSDGGDHVTTAAALDHARALVAAGADIIDVGGESTRPGARRVDPDVERARVVPVIRELHAEGVTTSVDTMNAATAEAAAEAGTDLLNDVSGGLADPRMTGVAAETGLPLCLMHWEAFHAPDGAAAPDDIVAHVSRRLRAVVDRAVDAGVDPAALSVDPGLGFGKSARDNWRLLQGLPALVRLGLPVLVGASRKRFLTTLRPAPDGRPGTPASADDATAAVSAIAASRGAWAVRVHDVAPSRAAVDVARAVALGDGPEPPEGWRARRG, encoded by the coding sequence ATGGCCCACGCGGTGTACGGCGCGGACCGGACGCTCGTCATGGGTGTCCTCAACGTCACGGAGGACTCCTTCTCCGACGGCGGGGACCACGTGACGACGGCGGCGGCGCTCGACCACGCCCGGGCGCTCGTCGCCGCCGGGGCGGACATCATCGACGTCGGCGGGGAGTCGACGCGCCCGGGGGCGCGGCGGGTGGACCCGGACGTCGAGCGCGCCCGGGTCGTGCCGGTCATCCGGGAGCTCCACGCGGAGGGGGTGACGACGAGCGTCGACACGATGAACGCGGCGACGGCGGAGGCCGCCGCCGAGGCGGGGACGGACCTGCTCAATGACGTCTCGGGCGGCCTCGCCGACCCCCGGATGACGGGCGTCGCCGCGGAGACGGGCCTGCCGTTGTGCCTCATGCACTGGGAGGCCTTCCACGCCCCCGACGGCGCCGCCGCGCCGGACGACATCGTCGCCCACGTCTCCCGCCGCCTCCGCGCGGTCGTCGACCGGGCGGTGGACGCGGGCGTCGACCCGGCCGCGCTGTCCGTCGACCCCGGCCTCGGCTTCGGCAAGTCCGCGCGGGACAACTGGCGGCTCCTCCAGGGCCTGCCGGCGCTCGTCCGGCTCGGGCTGCCGGTGCTCGTCGGGGCGAGCCGCAAGCGCTTCCTCACGACGCTCCGCCCGGCGCCGGACGGCCGCCCGGGCACGCCGGCGAGCGCCGACGACGCCACCGCCGCGGTGAGCGCGATCGCCGCCTCCCGTGGCGCGTGGGCGGTGCGGGTGCACGACGTCGCCCCGAGCCGCGCGGCCGTCGACGTCGCCCGGGCCGTCGCGCTCGGCGACGGGCCGGAACCGCCGGAGGGATGGAGGGCCCGTCGTGGCTGA
- the folB gene encoding dihydroneopterin aldolase codes for MADRIELTGLEAWGYHGVYSDEKEHGQRFLVDLVVWTDFTAAVRSDRIADTLSYVDLAREAVEVVEGPGYDLIESLAAAVADRINAREGVYAVEVTVHKPDAPIPYPFSDVRVVARRSRKAPDVRT; via the coding sequence GTGGCTGACCGTATCGAACTGACCGGCCTGGAGGCCTGGGGCTACCACGGCGTGTACAGCGACGAGAAGGAGCACGGCCAGCGCTTCCTCGTCGACCTCGTCGTGTGGACCGACTTCACCGCGGCCGTGCGCTCCGACCGCATCGCGGACACCCTGTCCTACGTCGACCTCGCGCGGGAGGCGGTGGAGGTTGTCGAGGGGCCGGGCTACGACCTCATCGAGTCGCTCGCCGCGGCGGTCGCGGACCGGATCAACGCCCGGGAGGGCGTGTACGCCGTCGAGGTGACGGTGCACAAGCCGGACGCGCCGATCCCGTACCCGTTCAGCGACGTGCGCGTCGTCGCGCGCCGGTCCCGGAAGGCCCCCGATGTCCGCACCTGA
- the panD gene encoding aspartate 1-decarboxylase gives MLRTMLKSKIHRATVTQADLHYVGSCTIDRDLMDAADLLEGEQIDVVDIDTGARLTTYVIAGERGTGIIGINGAAARLISPGDLVIIIGYALYGEDELADRSPRVVFVDGDNRRVEEGTDPAHAPEGSGLLDPRTCD, from the coding sequence GTGTTGCGGACGATGCTGAAGTCGAAGATCCACCGGGCCACGGTCACCCAGGCCGACCTCCACTACGTGGGGTCGTGCACGATCGACCGTGACCTCATGGACGCCGCCGACCTGCTGGAGGGGGAGCAGATCGACGTCGTCGACATCGACACCGGGGCGAGGCTCACGACGTACGTCATCGCCGGCGAGCGGGGGACCGGCATCATCGGGATCAACGGTGCGGCCGCGCGGCTCATCAGCCCCGGTGACCTCGTCATCATCATCGGCTACGCCCTGTACGGCGAGGACGAGCTCGCCGACCGGTCCCCGCGCGTCGTCTTCGTCGACGGGGACAACCGCCGGGTCGAGGAGGGCACCGACCCGGCCCACGCGCCGGAGGGGTCCGGCCTGCTCGACCCGCGCACATGTGACTGA
- a CDS encoding DUF3180 family protein translates to MQPTRVPALLVTMLVVGVVTAAAAWAWYGSFPPVQVRDSLVLWVVAAAAGWLGVVVRRRIADGMVGFDRSQWSPVTVTWCAMGGRAVAWVAAAVAGAYGGVAVYVLAHRAELVAAAGDVPGVVAGCLAAVAATAAGVWLECGCAVPL, encoded by the coding sequence GTGCAGCCGACGCGTGTCCCCGCGCTGCTCGTGACGATGCTCGTCGTCGGCGTCGTCACGGCCGCCGCCGCGTGGGCGTGGTACGGGTCGTTCCCGCCGGTGCAGGTGCGGGACAGCCTCGTGCTGTGGGTCGTCGCCGCGGCCGCGGGGTGGCTCGGCGTCGTCGTCCGCCGGCGCATCGCCGACGGGATGGTCGGTTTCGACCGGTCGCAGTGGTCCCCGGTGACGGTGACGTGGTGCGCGATGGGCGGCCGGGCGGTCGCGTGGGTCGCGGCGGCGGTCGCCGGGGCGTACGGCGGGGTGGCCGTGTACGTGCTCGCGCACCGCGCGGAGCTCGTCGCGGCGGCGGGCGACGTGCCGGGGGTCGTCGCCGGGTGTCTCGCGGCCGTCGCGGCGACGGCCGCCGGGGTGTGGCTCGAATGCGGGTGCGCTGTCCCGCTCTAG